Proteins encoded within one genomic window of Chthonomonadales bacterium:
- a CDS encoding NAD(P)-dependent oxidoreductase has product MANRAGKGAPPASVEELEERLSRPTKATVRAAERLGGDVVVLGAGGKMGPSLARLLLRSIAEAGASHRVVCVSRFGDAAAAEALERDGARVVRCDLLEPGALDALPDAPNVLYLAGTKFGSSSTPALTWAMNCLLPALAAERYRSSRIVALSTGNVYPFVSPRSGGATERTRPDPVGEYAQSCLGRERMFEYVSARSGARVLLARLNYATDLRYGVLADIARTLAAGRPVDVTMGWLNTIWQGDANAVLVRALDHCASPPMAMNLTGPRILSVREVAVRLAGLMGCPPPAFAGEEAPAALLSNPTTCTGLYGLPSVSEERIVEWTAHWVAAGLPSLDRPTHWETRDGRF; this is encoded by the coding sequence ATGGCGAACCGCGCCGGAAAGGGCGCACCTCCCGCGAGCGTGGAGGAGTTGGAGGAGCGGCTGAGTCGGCCGACCAAGGCCACGGTGCGGGCAGCCGAGCGGCTGGGCGGCGATGTGGTGGTGCTTGGCGCGGGCGGCAAGATGGGGCCCTCGCTGGCGCGGCTTCTGCTGCGCAGCATCGCCGAGGCCGGCGCCAGCCATCGCGTCGTCTGCGTCTCGCGCTTCGGAGACGCGGCCGCGGCGGAGGCGCTCGAGCGCGACGGCGCGCGGGTGGTGCGGTGTGACCTGCTGGAGCCTGGCGCCCTCGATGCCCTGCCGGACGCCCCGAACGTGCTCTACCTGGCTGGCACCAAGTTCGGCTCGTCGTCGACGCCGGCGCTCACCTGGGCGATGAACTGCCTGCTGCCGGCGCTCGCTGCCGAACGGTACCGGTCATCGCGCATCGTGGCGCTCTCCACGGGCAACGTCTACCCGTTCGTGTCGCCGCGCTCTGGCGGGGCGACCGAGCGGACGCGGCCTGACCCGGTTGGCGAGTACGCGCAATCGTGCCTGGGACGTGAGCGGATGTTCGAGTACGTGTCTGCCCGATCCGGGGCGCGCGTGCTCCTCGCCCGGCTGAACTACGCTACCGATCTCCGCTATGGCGTGCTGGCCGATATCGCGCGCACCCTGGCGGCCGGCCGTCCGGTCGACGTGACGATGGGATGGCTCAACACCATCTGGCAGGGGGACGCGAACGCAGTCCTGGTGCGCGCCCTCGACCATTGCGCGAGCCCGCCGATGGCGATGAACCTGACCGGGCCACGGATCCTCTCGGTGCGGGAGGTTGCCGTCCGCCTTGCCGGGCTGATGGGCTGCCCGCCGCCCGCGTTCGCCGGCGAGGAGGCGCCGGCGGCGCTGCTGAGCAACCCGACGACCTGTACCGGCCTCTACGGGCTACCGTCGGTGTCCGAGGAGCGGATCGTGGAGTGGACGGCGCACTGGGTGGCGGCGGGGCTGCCCTCGCTGGATCGACCGACCCACTGGGAGACGCGCGACGGCCGCTTCTGA
- a CDS encoding beta-galactosidase: MRQSSRCRPGPLLLLATLLCAANSTAADITDTLFDGRGASEWDTRRDQARLQTELAQSSLRAVQSPARLEWRFVSRGPTFNDIFLDRPIALPFRAIRVRVRNLGAPITLAAKAADAGHAEWTTRHARLGTSPEWRWVEFPATQWRPASWSHDADGRMDFPLRYFTLIAFDVAPGAEYRLEVARVEAVRPDPPIATVSALSVPRRLVHGRSYRATVRLRLDRPCNVDGAWLVFRRAGRERFRVPVPLGAALTLRSAAGRTLAASSFTLPVPEFAAGGLHTVTLQIGDARAVLAGGKREASMEVEVMARRPGHTAAAVRMHNGVPTLFINGKPHDGMAYTAYGPSEAVFRDFSKAGVTLFSFSATPTDAGYGLSRTAWTAPGVYDFSELDDRVAMVLRANPNAYFFPRLYLHAPKWWSARHPDDTVLFDPGDGKPIPFVHAGSKPAPSWASEAWRRDTVEGLRRLIAHVQASPWADRCIGYHLASGTTEEWMMWGANEDQWVDYSLANVRGFRKWLRARYGTDTRLREAWSDPSASLDAAAIPTKAERQACGFGSLRDPDREQAVVDFYRYNSDLVADTICYFAREVKRIAGHDRVVGAFYGYLLQLCGEQRQQNAGHLALERVLASPDIDFLCSPTSYAFRQLGGEGTSHFMSLLGSLHAHGKLWFDENDIRTSLSGGTVGEWGRPADVGGDIVQQDKELANVLVNGAAQWWFDVGGNRYDNPALMERIARLTANATEVLALDRTPADEVAMIVDERSLASLRVADPLGASLLIHQMPILSRIGTPVGHYLVTDLPRIADRPAYLFMTSFAPTEADRAAIDALKGDGRVLVFFYAPGVYRGDSLDEAAMSDLTGIRLRMGREPAALSVRLEGGDALTEGLAGQTTGGGETTFPVCWADDPRAIVLGRFADGRAGLVVKRHPDWTAVFSAVPVLPGTLLRRLAAAAGAHEYVATDDVVWASRGLVAVSAFHAGPRAIHLRHAGTVRDLYTGETIEAPDGVLRADFAERQTRVFVVPSR, encoded by the coding sequence ATGCGCCAGTCGTCACGCTGCCGGCCGGGTCCGCTCCTCCTGCTCGCGACGCTCCTCTGTGCCGCCAACTCCACGGCGGCGGACATCACCGACACTCTCTTCGACGGGCGCGGCGCCTCGGAATGGGACACGCGGCGCGACCAGGCCCGCCTCCAGACCGAGCTCGCCCAGAGCAGCCTCCGCGCCGTTCAGAGCCCGGCGCGCCTGGAGTGGCGCTTCGTGTCGCGGGGCCCGACCTTCAACGACATCTTCCTCGACCGGCCGATCGCGCTGCCCTTCCGCGCCATTCGCGTGCGCGTGCGCAACCTGGGCGCGCCGATCACGCTCGCCGCCAAAGCCGCCGACGCCGGGCACGCAGAGTGGACCACCCGCCACGCGCGGTTGGGGACCTCGCCGGAGTGGCGCTGGGTCGAGTTTCCGGCAACGCAGTGGCGGCCCGCGTCGTGGTCGCATGACGCCGATGGGCGCATGGACTTCCCGCTCCGCTACTTCACGCTGATCGCGTTCGACGTAGCTCCGGGAGCGGAGTACCGCCTTGAGGTGGCTCGCGTGGAGGCGGTGCGGCCGGACCCACCCATCGCCACGGTGAGCGCGCTGAGCGTGCCCCGCCGTCTCGTTCACGGGCGCAGCTACCGGGCCACGGTCCGCCTGCGCCTCGATCGTCCCTGCAACGTGGACGGAGCCTGGCTCGTGTTCCGGCGCGCCGGGCGCGAGAGGTTCCGGGTCCCGGTGCCCCTCGGCGCCGCCCTCACGTTGCGCAGCGCCGCCGGGCGAACCCTTGCGGCCAGCAGCTTCACGCTCCCGGTGCCCGAGTTCGCGGCCGGAGGCCTCCACACGGTGACACTGCAGATCGGAGACGCCCGCGCGGTGCTCGCGGGCGGCAAGCGGGAGGCGAGCATGGAGGTGGAAGTGATGGCGCGGCGACCAGGCCACACGGCCGCCGCCGTTCGGATGCACAACGGTGTCCCCACGCTGTTCATCAACGGCAAGCCCCACGATGGGATGGCTTACACGGCCTATGGGCCATCGGAGGCGGTGTTCCGCGACTTCTCCAAAGCCGGCGTCACGCTGTTCTCGTTCTCTGCCACGCCCACAGATGCCGGCTACGGGCTATCGAGGACGGCGTGGACGGCGCCGGGCGTCTACGACTTCTCCGAGCTGGACGATCGCGTCGCGATGGTCCTCCGTGCCAATCCGAACGCCTACTTCTTCCCCAGGCTCTACCTGCACGCACCGAAATGGTGGAGCGCGCGCCACCCGGACGACACCGTCCTCTTCGACCCGGGCGACGGCAAGCCCATCCCGTTCGTCCATGCGGGAAGCAAGCCCGCGCCGAGCTGGGCCTCCGAGGCATGGCGTCGCGACACGGTGGAGGGTCTGCGCCGCCTCATCGCGCACGTGCAGGCATCACCCTGGGCGGACCGCTGCATCGGCTATCACCTGGCCTCAGGCACCACCGAGGAGTGGATGATGTGGGGCGCCAACGAGGATCAGTGGGTCGACTACTCCCTCGCCAACGTGCGCGGCTTCCGCAAGTGGCTGCGCGCGCGCTACGGCACCGACACACGCCTGCGGGAGGCGTGGAGCGATCCCTCGGCCTCGCTCGACGCTGCGGCCATCCCCACAAAGGCGGAGCGGCAGGCCTGCGGCTTCGGCTCGCTGCGCGACCCGGATCGCGAGCAGGCGGTGGTCGACTTCTACCGCTACAACTCCGACCTGGTTGCCGACACGATCTGCTACTTCGCCCGCGAGGTCAAGCGCATCGCCGGCCATGACAGGGTCGTTGGCGCCTTCTACGGCTACCTGCTCCAACTCTGCGGCGAGCAGCGCCAGCAGAACGCGGGCCACCTCGCGCTGGAGCGTGTGCTGGCATCGCCCGACATCGACTTCCTGTGCAGCCCGACAAGCTACGCCTTCCGCCAGCTTGGCGGCGAGGGCACAAGCCACTTCATGTCGCTGCTGGGGAGCCTGCACGCCCACGGCAAGCTCTGGTTCGACGAGAACGACATCCGTACGTCGCTCTCGGGGGGCACGGTGGGCGAGTGGGGGCGCCCCGCCGACGTGGGCGGCGACATCGTGCAGCAGGACAAGGAGCTCGCCAATGTCCTGGTGAACGGCGCGGCCCAGTGGTGGTTCGATGTGGGCGGCAACCGCTACGACAACCCCGCGCTGATGGAGCGCATCGCCCGGCTGACCGCGAACGCCACCGAGGTGCTCGCGCTCGACCGGACGCCCGCCGACGAGGTGGCGATGATCGTGGATGAGCGAAGCCTCGCCTCCCTGCGCGTCGCCGATCCGCTCGGCGCGTCGCTGCTCATCCACCAGATGCCCATCCTCTCCCGGATCGGCACGCCCGTCGGTCACTATCTCGTCACCGATCTGCCGCGCATTGCCGACCGCCCGGCGTACCTCTTCATGACCTCCTTCGCGCCCACCGAGGCCGACCGGGCCGCGATCGACGCGCTCAAGGGGGATGGGCGGGTGCTGGTCTTCTTCTACGCGCCCGGCGTCTACCGCGGCGACTCCCTCGATGAGGCGGCGATGTCCGATCTCACCGGGATCCGCCTGCGCATGGGCCGGGAGCCGGCGGCGCTGAGCGTGCGTCTGGAGGGAGGGGACGCGCTGACGGAGGGACTGGCGGGGCAGACGACGGGCGGGGGAGAGACGACGTTTCCGGTCTGCTGGGCCGATGACCCACGCGCTATCGTGCTCGGCAGATTCGCCGATGGCCGGGCCGGCCTCGTCGTGAAGCGCCACCCGGACTGGACCGCCGTGTTCAGCGCCGTGCCTGTGCTGCCCGGCACGCTGCTGCGCCGGCTCGCGGCGGCGGCCGGTGCCCACGAGTACGTGGCTACGGACGACGTCGTGTGGGCGTCACGTGGCCTCGTTGCGGTCAGTGCCTTCCACGCGGGCCCTCGCGCCATCCATCTGCGCCATGCCGGAACGGTGCGCGACCTCTACACGGGCGAGACGATCGAGGCTCCGGACGGCGTGCTGCGCGCGGACTTCGCCGAGCGCCAGACCCGGGTGTTCGTGGTGCCGTCGCGCTGA
- a CDS encoding 6-phosphofructokinase, with protein MPVTEDGANGGRVGILVGGGPAPGINGVIAGATREAIRNGLDVVGIFDGFRWLSRGVTENVVPLTHDMVEAARLRGGSILRTSRENPTRDPAMLARVVESLRALDIRYLVTIGGDDTAYSASRTAREANGTVRVAHVPKTIDNDLPLPGDMPTFGFQTARDVGGRLVRNLVEDARTTRRWYLVVAMGRTAGHLALGMGTFGGAAVTLIPEEFGDRSVTFGLLCDTLEGAIAKARANGQDHGVAVIAEGVGELLKEELKEHPLVVVEDDEHGHLRLAEVPLALIFKRILQDHAKARGKKRTFVDVTIGYELRCADPIPFDVDYTQQLGWGALRYLLQLGEESWHDTGALISLQAGEVVPIPFDNILDPRTNRTAVRRVNVTSDRYRSLRAAMTRLERADFEDAARLEEIAAAAGLSAEEFRGSYARVVGL; from the coding sequence ATGCCAGTGACAGAGGATGGGGCGAATGGAGGACGGGTCGGGATCCTGGTCGGGGGCGGCCCCGCGCCCGGAATCAACGGCGTCATCGCCGGCGCCACGCGCGAGGCGATCCGCAACGGTCTCGACGTGGTGGGCATCTTCGACGGGTTCCGCTGGCTCTCGCGCGGCGTCACTGAGAACGTGGTCCCGCTGACCCATGACATGGTGGAGGCCGCCCGCCTGCGCGGCGGATCGATCCTGCGCACCTCGCGCGAGAACCCCACCAGGGACCCGGCCATGCTGGCTCGCGTGGTTGAGTCGCTTCGGGCGCTGGACATCCGCTACCTGGTGACCATCGGCGGCGACGACACCGCCTACAGCGCCAGCCGCACCGCGCGGGAGGCGAATGGCACGGTCCGCGTGGCGCACGTGCCGAAGACGATCGACAACGATCTCCCGCTTCCGGGCGACATGCCGACCTTCGGCTTCCAGACCGCGCGCGACGTGGGCGGTCGGCTCGTGCGCAATCTGGTGGAGGATGCCAGGACCACGCGCCGCTGGTATCTCGTGGTGGCGATGGGCCGCACGGCCGGCCACCTGGCGCTGGGCATGGGGACCTTCGGCGGCGCGGCCGTCACACTCATTCCGGAGGAGTTCGGCGACCGATCGGTGACCTTCGGTCTCCTGTGCGATACGCTGGAAGGCGCCATCGCCAAGGCCCGGGCCAACGGCCAGGACCACGGCGTAGCGGTCATCGCGGAGGGAGTCGGCGAGCTGCTGAAGGAGGAGCTGAAGGAGCACCCGCTCGTGGTGGTCGAGGACGACGAGCACGGCCATCTCCGGCTCGCGGAGGTGCCCTTGGCCCTGATCTTCAAGCGCATCCTGCAGGACCACGCGAAGGCGCGCGGCAAGAAGCGCACCTTCGTCGACGTCACCATCGGTTACGAGTTGCGCTGCGCCGACCCGATCCCCTTCGATGTTGACTACACCCAGCAGCTCGGGTGGGGTGCGCTGCGCTACCTGCTTCAGCTCGGCGAGGAGAGCTGGCACGACACCGGCGCGCTCATCTCCCTTCAGGCCGGCGAGGTGGTCCCGATCCCGTTCGACAACATCCTCGACCCGCGAACCAACCGCACGGCGGTCCGGCGCGTGAACGTGACTTCGGACCGCTATCGGTCGTTGCGGGCAGCCATGACCCGGCTGGAGCGTGCCGACTTCGAGGACGCCGCCCGGCTGGAGGAGATCGCGGCCGCCGCGGGCCTGTCGGCCGAGGAGTTCCGCGGGAGCTACGCGCGCGTGGTGGGCCTCTGA
- a CDS encoding Gfo/Idh/MocA family oxidoreductase, with protein sequence MSKAVRVGLIGSGFISDIHAHAFGQYVRDAEVVAVASPTPGKAERFARERGIGRAVEDYRDLLAMDEVDVVTVAVPNDWHCEVAVAAALAGKHVICEKPLCRTLEEADRMIAACRAADVRLFYAEELLFAPKYVRARQLVEEGALGEPFLVRQWEEHDGPHMPWFWDVDRSGGGVLLDMGCHSVEYARWVFGKPAVRSVSATLGTFVHGERTRGEDHSICIVEYEGQKVGVAENSWAKPGGVDDRCEIYGSRGNTRADLLRGSALTTYSEVGYGYAVEKAGTTRGHTFTMFEEVWNYGFPQEMQHFVNCVLGREEPIETGEDGREVLRILLAAYQSAGEGRRIEWPYEPPAYEKPIDLWLGR encoded by the coding sequence ATGAGCAAGGCGGTACGGGTCGGTCTGATCGGGTCCGGCTTCATCTCCGACATCCATGCCCACGCGTTTGGCCAGTACGTGCGCGACGCTGAGGTCGTCGCGGTCGCGTCGCCCACGCCCGGCAAGGCGGAGCGGTTCGCGCGCGAGCGTGGCATCGGGCGGGCCGTTGAGGATTACCGCGACCTGCTGGCGATGGATGAGGTCGATGTGGTGACGGTGGCCGTGCCCAACGACTGGCACTGCGAGGTGGCGGTGGCCGCGGCGCTCGCCGGCAAGCACGTGATCTGCGAGAAACCGCTCTGCCGCACGCTGGAGGAGGCGGACCGCATGATCGCCGCGTGCCGCGCGGCCGACGTGCGCCTCTTCTACGCCGAGGAGCTTCTGTTCGCGCCGAAGTACGTGCGCGCGCGCCAGCTCGTGGAGGAAGGGGCTCTCGGCGAGCCATTTCTGGTGCGCCAGTGGGAGGAGCACGACGGGCCGCACATGCCCTGGTTCTGGGATGTGGACCGCTCCGGCGGCGGCGTACTGCTGGACATGGGCTGCCACTCCGTCGAGTACGCGCGCTGGGTGTTCGGCAAGCCGGCGGTCAGGAGCGTGTCGGCCACGCTCGGGACCTTCGTGCACGGCGAGCGCACGCGCGGCGAGGACCACTCGATCTGCATCGTGGAATACGAGGGCCAGAAGGTCGGCGTGGCCGAGAACTCGTGGGCCAAGCCCGGCGGCGTCGACGATCGGTGCGAGATCTACGGCTCGCGCGGCAACACGCGCGCCGACCTGCTGCGGGGGAGCGCGCTCACCACCTACAGCGAGGTGGGCTACGGCTACGCGGTGGAGAAAGCCGGCACCACGCGCGGCCATACCTTCACGATGTTTGAGGAGGTGTGGAACTACGGTTTTCCCCAGGAGATGCAGCACTTCGTCAACTGCGTGCTGGGTCGCGAGGAGCCAATCGAAACGGGGGAGGACGGGCGAGAGGTGCTGCGCATTCTGCTGGCGGCCTACCAGTCGGCGGGCGAGGGACGCAGGATCGAGTGGCCCTATGAGCCACCGGCCTACGAGAAGCCCATCGACCTCTGGCTCGGCCGCTGA
- a CDS encoding S-layer homology domain-containing protein has protein sequence MTGFVRLLLLAPLLLARLPARAQGDPFRDVPAGNWAYRAVESLRARGLLQGYPNGSFRGARTLTRYELAVALSRALAALQAAPRGGLPGPAGPPGPDGPEGPAGPPGPTVGSEDVGNLRRLLDEFRSELTLVGVRVGEAAKRLDALEREAADLGEQVRRMPTVYGMAALYVRGDESDGRYVDADGRVNGAGSAGGSRPLGGAVAVTDLTLGLRLPLRRGSSLDAAITSTGYKDFLGGSFSEVRPLERHAPSDVYLRRLALTLPLGPDAKRSSLVIGRFGFRLRPFTLWRPDLDSYFASPWEDDGEYLVDGLRAAGSVGRLDVAAFAGRFGTVQGTRGGPINLPLAGTAPGAAGTTLFVGGQRPMRQPDQGQMRADLFGGISVGRRFTAGPNALGIGATALDLGAGAAGTRGEGFSNVLVLGAHADAALASRYRLRFDWARTIIGTGLGAQVESRNTAAFDFAADWGSGPLTIGTGYRYIEPHFYSPGYWGRLGSWFNPNNIQGPTVRAAYDLSRAVGVRYAEEFYWAVRDRAAQGGIGPNDFVNRIRVGIWWRPCAPTLLSANWEGVRPKYAGRHSGLPLLGTGFVHSPENHVILAATHRLAERMRLRLAYHVGSFYGKGSVFTPAGTRYNYNVWTLQTDTSF, from the coding sequence ATGACGGGCTTCGTGCGGCTTTTGCTGCTGGCGCCGTTGCTCCTGGCGCGCCTGCCGGCGCGCGCGCAAGGCGATCCCTTCCGCGACGTCCCGGCGGGGAATTGGGCCTATCGGGCGGTCGAAAGCCTGCGAGCGCGCGGCCTGCTGCAGGGTTACCCGAACGGTTCCTTCCGCGGCGCCCGCACCCTCACGCGCTATGAGCTTGCCGTCGCGCTCTCCCGCGCCCTGGCCGCGCTCCAGGCCGCGCCGCGTGGCGGCTTGCCGGGACCTGCCGGCCCGCCCGGCCCGGACGGGCCCGAGGGGCCTGCCGGACCGCCGGGGCCGACCGTGGGGAGCGAGGACGTGGGGAACCTGCGCCGCCTGCTCGACGAGTTCCGCTCCGAGCTCACGCTGGTCGGCGTCAGGGTCGGCGAGGCAGCGAAGCGCCTGGATGCGCTGGAGCGGGAGGCGGCCGACCTGGGCGAGCAGGTGCGGCGGATGCCGACGGTCTACGGCATGGCGGCCCTGTATGTGCGCGGCGACGAATCCGATGGCCGCTACGTCGACGCCGACGGGCGCGTGAACGGGGCCGGGTCGGCGGGCGGGTCGCGGCCACTGGGCGGCGCGGTCGCCGTCACCGATCTCACGCTCGGCCTGCGCCTCCCCCTGCGGCGCGGCTCCTCGCTGGACGCGGCGATCACCTCGACGGGCTACAAGGATTTCCTGGGAGGCAGCTTCTCCGAGGTGCGTCCGCTCGAACGACATGCGCCGTCGGACGTCTATCTTCGGCGGCTGGCGCTCACCCTGCCACTGGGACCCGACGCGAAACGATCGAGCCTGGTGATCGGCCGCTTCGGCTTCCGGCTCCGCCCATTCACGCTGTGGCGACCGGACCTCGACTCCTACTTTGCGAGTCCGTGGGAGGACGACGGCGAGTACCTGGTGGACGGCCTGCGAGCAGCGGGCTCGGTTGGCCGGCTGGACGTGGCGGCGTTCGCGGGGCGGTTCGGCACGGTCCAGGGCACGCGCGGCGGCCCGATCAACCTTCCCCTTGCCGGGACGGCTCCCGGCGCGGCCGGCACGACGCTGTTCGTGGGCGGCCAGCGCCCCATGCGCCAGCCTGACCAGGGCCAGATGCGCGCCGACCTGTTCGGCGGCATCTCTGTGGGCCGGCGCTTCACGGCCGGTCCGAACGCCTTGGGGATCGGCGCCACCGCGCTCGACCTGGGCGCCGGCGCGGCCGGCACGCGGGGCGAGGGCTTCAGCAACGTGCTGGTGCTCGGCGCCCATGCGGACGCGGCGCTGGCCAGCCGGTACCGTCTGCGCTTCGACTGGGCCAGGACGATCATTGGCACGGGCCTGGGGGCGCAGGTCGAGTCGCGCAACACGGCCGCGTTCGACTTCGCGGCGGACTGGGGATCCGGGCCGCTCACCATCGGCACCGGCTACCGCTACATCGAGCCGCACTTCTACTCTCCCGGCTACTGGGGGCGGCTGGGGAGCTGGTTCAACCCGAACAACATCCAGGGGCCCACGGTCCGCGCCGCCTACGACCTCTCGCGCGCGGTCGGCGTTCGCTATGCCGAGGAGTTCTACTGGGCGGTGCGGGACCGGGCCGCCCAGGGCGGGATCGGGCCCAATGACTTCGTGAACCGGATCCGGGTGGGCATCTGGTGGAGGCCGTGCGCGCCGACGCTGCTCAGCGCGAACTGGGAAGGTGTTCGGCCCAAGTACGCCGGCCGTCACAGCGGGCTGCCGCTGCTCGGCACCGGCTTCGTGCACTCGCCCGAGAACCACGTGATCCTCGCGGCGACGCACCGGCTGGCGGAACGGATGCGACTGCGGCTGGCCTACCACGTGGGCAGTTTCTACGGCAAGGGGTCGGTCTTCACGCCGGCCGGGACGCGCTACAACTACAACGTGTGGACGCTGCAGACCGACACGTCGTTCTGA